ATATAGCTATTGATGTTGTAAAAACATTAAAAgtctaagttattaaaaaacaatataaaattacttcaatttttcattcagcCATTTAATACTGTTGACGCCATTTGACTTAAGAATTTATCTATATAaacaattataaataatatattagatatatatacaATCAAGGTGTTCGGGTTGGACACACACAATTAAGGTGTTCCATAAAAACTCTCAAAATTAAGAATCAATCCGCACAATACTGATCTAAAGATCCTAagatcaatgattgacctaatTCTTCTAGGAATCGAACTATGACTAGCAGGATTGGGCTAGTTTAGGGTTGGTTCAGGGTTGACTATAGGTCAATGTTCATCCCTAGTAGTTTCTTGAAAttgattatttaggttaaggtTCTTTATTTAGATGGAAAGTAAAGCCAACAAATCACCAAGATTCCTTGTTGACATAGAAGAAAGCTCTATAAACACAATGAATAGGTAAAGAAAGATGGTAAGATCAACTATACAGAATTATAGAATAAATTATGACATAAACACGGAGATAGCATACAAGACTTTTAATTATGAGTTAGTAATGGATATATTGCAACTTACCATGAGCGTTTCTCGGGAACAACTGCTTGGAAAGACTAgccaatgccaaaaaaaaaaaaaaggcctaagCAGTGTGTTGCTGCTGAAGCGTTTGTGGGGGTACTGCACTCTGATGCTGATGGCCTCGTTGAAGCGTTGGACGGCCCGATGATGATGCTTCAGTTGCAGAGCGTCGTTTTGTCACGATCTGTCGAATCTGTACTTGAGTGGGCAGCCTGCATGCATTATGCAGTTACAGGAAAAGGGAAAACAGGGAACAAGACTTCCTGTCCTTGGAGGTAGATTTTTAGATTTGTTTGGTAGACCCTTTGCCTCTAAACACAACGAGCGCGCAAGCCAATAAGCGAGGAACTTCTCCCCAGACCCACCTAATAATGCAACTGAATTCAAACACCAACTTGGAGGTCTTTAAGCAGTAAATGTGAAGCTACCAATCAATTAATACAAAAGGTTTTTTGAGTACTGGTTAAAAAATTCACAGAATAAGTTTTTTAGTTTGTGTAATTTATGATATAAAATCCATCAACTAATAATGCTGAATTTAGAGAAAATACAGAAAGCGTTGAAGGATTTCAGTGAATTGCTAACTAATCGCATTTCTCGAGAATTCAATTATGTtggtggaagaaaagaaaacataaactcCCTTTGAAAGAAAGGGAATTGGTTTGATAAGTCAAAATTTTCCTCAACATTTTTCTGTATCTTCTTTTTGTCAGATAGTGATTTATTTCATTCTAATAAATCAAGATGGTCGAGCCCTAATTCTAAAGCACTCGAGGAGGGGACAAAGCCCATTTCAAAGGCAAATTGTTCTTTTCACGGGTTTTTGCGATCCTGACCACCACGCAATTGGTCTCTCTAAAGTAATGAGCTATTCAAATGTCCGAAAAGAAGAGCATATGATCATTACTTTTGAGATAAGAGCACCAGCTTCCTAAGTGAACTCATCTGGACACCTCAAAGCATCGACTAAGTCTATGTTGTTTGACTCAACTAGAAgcatttcatgaaatttgttgtcATTTTCAGATGACTTACCTGAGAGTCACGCGAGGACTATAGCAAGAGCTTGCTTGTGCAACAACGATGGGCTACCACGGAGGTCTAGTTGTTTTGTTTCTCCTTTTAGTTGATTTGATTGcgccaaaaatagaaaaagaggaaatttttACTTATTAATCATGCATTAAAATATTTGGAATTCCGAAGTTTTAGAGAGTTCTTGAAAATTACCAAGTTGGTTTTGTAATTAAGCAGCAAATGCCAATACTCCATCATCTAAATTATTTACCAAACGGAAAAATCGTGACAAAGTAGCGTCGCGGTTTCTTAAATGGATGTACGAAAACGCAAGACTAATAAAATTTACATCCAATAAATAAGGTGGCTTGTTTAGCCGTAATTAGCtttcttgcaaaaaataaaagtaattattttggtGAAGAGTTGACGTGGATCATTGATTTAAGTAAGAAgataaattgaatttaattgatgCTACACGTTACAAAGAGATAAACATTTTGTTCAGAAGGTTATTTGGAATCTCTAAGGAAGTTCCATAAGTGGAAAAACTatcataataatatttaaaagtaCGATCTTTCGTAACTAATTGATTTATTCATTCTCTGCATGGTGCaatctgaaaaaaattaattaaaggacGTTTTTCAGGAGTTAGCTAAAATATTAATGGAATAAGATCAACAAAGAGTTTTAGCTTCTGCAATACATGAGATACAATTAAAGACAACATAGAATGCATTAAAGAAGTTCTGTAAATTGCTACCTAATCTTATTTTGGTGAATTATTTTTGGTTattggaaggaaagaaaacataTACTATGTTATAAAAACTATTCTCATAAATCAAACTTTTCCTTAGTATTTCACCGTAGATATATCAGGAAATCTATTGTGATTTAAAAGATAAGGGGTTTTAGCGATATctataaaataaagcaaaaaagagAATTGTGTAATTTCTACATTAACCTATAAGTTTTTTAATGACAATCTAAAGTAACAGAGTATCGTAATATCAATTAcaataaattagaataaattgatAATATGTACAGTCAAAAGAAGGTAATGCACGATCTCGAAAGAGATGGACAATCCAAAGAAAGGTAATGGCCAATCCTGAAAAATATGCGAAATCTAAGGGGGAGACACAGAATTTCTGAATATATATCATCAACCATCGTGGAATGGTTTGCATGGATATCGGGCAAACTCCTTGAGATAATGCAGAAAATGGCGAAGCACGCCATCGCTGTGTTATCATTCTCTATCGCCCTCCTCACCCTCGCTCCGCAATCATCATGTTCCCAGCCTTTCAAATCCGTCTCCTCCCGTCGCGCACCGAGGTTCCCCCGCAGATTCTCAACCTCCAAGCTCCCCAGCCTATACGACAGCCAGCTCTTGAAGAAGGTTCCCCAGTACCGATACGAGACGCGGTACTTCGAGCAGCGCCTCGACCACTTCAGCTTCTCGAAGCTCCCGAAGTTTAGCCAGCGATACCTCATCAGCTCGGAGCACTGGTCTGGGCCCAAACGGCTCGGACCCATCTTCGTGTACTGCGGAAACGAAGGTGATATTGAGTGGTTCGCCGCGAACACGGGCTTCGTATGGGAGATAGCCCCAAGCTTTGGTGCAATGGTGGTTTTCCCTGAAGTAGGTGCTCCTATCAAACTCGTGCATCTTTTTTGTGTGGAATATTTTCGAAAGTTAGACGATATCATGCTAAGGCTATTTCAAGAAGACTGAAAGCCCCCGAGTATAGAATAGTTTCTCTATTTCCTTCAATTCGTGGTGAAATTTCAGAACTTGAaagcttataaaaaaaaaccaaatgcCCCCTTCTTCCATAAATATGTGTATTTTTGGCTGGTGTTATTGGAGTTTGATTGACGGTTCCCTCATTTTGTTTCATTGATGATTGCAGCATCGGTATTACGGTAAGTCAATGCCCTTTGGGAGTACAGAGAAAGCGTACAAGAACGCTGCTACCCTGTCTTATCTTACTACGGAGCAGACGTTGGCTGATTTCACCGAGTTGATCATGAGCTTGAAGCGAAACGTGTCTGCTGAGGCCTGCCCTGTTGTTCTTTTTGGTGGTTCATATGGTGGAAGTAAGTAAGCTCTTTAAGCTCCGGTTTGaactctatttctttgtttttagtcTAGTGTGTTTTGCTACGCATAGATTAGGCAAAATAGTTTACCTGAAGAATTTTGAtgaattgttcatcttcttgaaCATTTAAGATTTTAGGCCTGAGCAGAAAATCGAAGTTGCTGATGTATAggtcatttttttcatttttcaatttcttgttcCCCCTTGAGATCCTTTACAAATTTTGCACGGTAATCTTTAACAGTGTTAGCAGCATGGATGAGGTTAAAGTATCCACATATAGCCATAGGCGCACTTGCTTCTTCAGCTCCAATACTTCAGTTTCCAGAAATTGCGGAGCCAGACTCGTTCTACGACATCGTCTCCAATGATTTTAAAGTGGGTTGTTTAATTTTGACCTTGCTTGGCTTGTCTGAAGTGAATGCACTCGCATGCATCTATGTCATCTTATTTCTGGACTGAAAATTGCAGCGTGAAAGTGCTAGCTGCTTTAACACTATTAAAGCATCCTGGAATGCATTGACAGCTGAAGGACAGAAGAAGGATGGTCTCTCCCGACTGACGAGAATGTTCCGGTTATGTGGGTAAAGTAAACAAGGACCATGATCCTTCAGTCAATTTGTTACCAACCTCATTGTGTTTAAAGGAACTTCTAATGCTTAATGTCATTGCGTCGTGCTTTGTGATGCCTAAATTAATTGAAGTCTGAATTTTGGTAGGGAGTTAAAGGATTCAGAAGACCTAGCTGGTTGGCTGGATAATGGTTACTCCAATTTGGCAATGGTCAACTATCCATATCCTTCTGACTTCCTTATGCCTCTACCTGGATACCCGATAAGAGAGGTCAGTCAAGATTCTAATATAACTTGATCATTGCTATTTCTCTTTATCTGAAATAGTATTGTGACATGAtgccctctttttttcttgtagtTTCTATGGAATTCTAACAAAAAccatcttttattattttctgaaatttgtgttttgagGTGCATCATGGTGAAAGCAGAGGAAATTTGGTGGTCATTCATT
This region of Eucalyptus grandis isolate ANBG69807.140 chromosome 8, ASM1654582v1, whole genome shotgun sequence genomic DNA includes:
- the LOC104416908 gene encoding LOW QUALITY PROTEIN: lysosomal Pro-X carboxypeptidase (The sequence of the model RefSeq protein was modified relative to this genomic sequence to represent the inferred CDS: substituted 1 base at 1 genomic stop codon) produces the protein MAKHAIAVLSFSIALLTLAPQSSCSQPFKSVSSRRAPRFPRRFSTSKLPSLYDSQLLKKVPQYRYETRYFEQRLDHFSFSKLPKFSQRYLISSEHWSGPKRLGPIFVYCGNEGDIEWFAANTGFVWEIAPSFGAMVVFPEHRYYGKSMPFGSTEKAYKNAATLSYLTTEQTLADFTELIMSLKRNVSAEACPVVLFGGSYGGMLAAWMRLKYPHIAIGALASSAPILQFPEIAEPDSFYDIVSNDFKRESASCFNTIKASWNALTAEGQKKDGLSRLTRMFRLCGELKDSEDLAGWLDNGYSNLAMVNYPYPSDFLMPLPGYPIREVCRKIDGCPDGTSILERVFEGVSVYYNYTGKVDCFDLYDDPHGMAGWDWQSCTEMVMPMSSNPHTSMFPRYDFDLSADKEYCRTEYKVNPRPEWITTEFGGKDIMTTLKTFGSNIIFSNGLLDPWSGGRXIQNVSDSIVALNTQEGAHHLDLRAATAHDPDWLVEQRATEIKLIRKWLRDYYQAKGAAN